One region of Bradyrhizobium betae genomic DNA includes:
- a CDS encoding DUF3830 family protein, with amino-acid sequence MSKLVIRTGDFTFDARFEEQLAPKTVAAFRKALPFESHIIHVRWSGEGVWMPLGDLDFGVGYENHTSYPAPGQIILYPGGISETEILMAYGGVHFASKMGQLAGNHFITLTSGLENLATLGKSVLWKGALPIRFEEV; translated from the coding sequence ATGAGCAAGCTCGTTATCCGCACCGGTGATTTCACCTTCGATGCTCGCTTCGAGGAGCAGCTCGCGCCCAAGACCGTCGCCGCGTTCCGCAAGGCGCTGCCGTTCGAAAGCCACATCATCCATGTGCGCTGGAGCGGCGAGGGTGTGTGGATGCCGCTCGGCGATCTCGATTTCGGCGTCGGCTACGAGAACCACACCAGCTATCCCGCGCCCGGCCAGATCATCCTCTATCCCGGCGGCATCAGCGAGACCGAGATCCTGATGGCCTATGGCGGCGTGCATTTCGCCAGCAAGATGGGCCAGCTCGCCGGCAACCATTTCATCACGCTGACCTCGGGTCTGGAGAATCTCGCAACCCTCGGCAAGAGCGTGCTGTGGAAGGGCGCTCTGCCGATCCGCTTCGAGGAAGTCTGA